The Platichthys flesus chromosome 10, fPlaFle2.1, whole genome shotgun sequence genome includes a window with the following:
- the eml1 gene encoding echinoderm microtubule-associated protein-like 1 isoform X4, with the protein MEDGFSSYSSLYDTSSLLQFCNDDSASAASSMEVTDRIASLEQRVQMQEDEIQLLKSALADVVRRLNHSEEQQAMGSRRGPTKARPMIATLPLRPTVNNGTVLPKKGSGTLPSPSGPGSRKDTSTPANKSLSSLSSLSGSTRILYLPLSTVRRANSNEHMGTLTRKDSGDSKGNRTRAGSTGSNSSGKKSDSKQRDPVFNAGMRRVTHCKEEGYVKMFLKGRPITMHMPKDQVDSYCLEARAELPSNKLKLDWVYGYRGRDCRSNLYLLPTGETVYFIASVVVLFNVDEQLQRHYTGHTDDIKCLAVHPDKITIATGQVAGTSSDGKHLAPHVRVWDSVSLNTLHVLGAGFFDRALVCLSFSKSNGGNTLCVVDDSNDHVLSVWDWQREDKLAEVKCSNESVFAADFHPTDSNIVVTCGKSHLYFWNLEKGMLAKKQGLFEKQEKPKFVLCVTFAENGDAITGDSSGNILVWGKGTNRISHVIQGAHEGSIFALCMLRNGTLVSGGKDRRLVSRDSSYQQIQTVEVPELFGPIRTIAEGRGETVLIGTTKNFVLQGSLDGEFIPITQGHTDELWGLAVHPCKTQFLTCGYDRQVSLWDSSSHQLIWAKNLEDAAQSAGFHPTGAVVAVGTQTGRWLVLDTDSKDLVTMHTDGNEQLSVMCFGPDGNFLAIGSHDNYIYIYAVAENGRKYSRVGKCSGHSSFITHLDWSVDSQYLVSNSGDYEILYWIPSVCKQVVSVETTRDIEWATYTCTLAFQVFGLWPDGSDGTDINAVCRSSDKSLLVTGDDFGKVHLFSYPCSQFRAPSHVYGGHSSHVTNVTFLFDDSYLVSTGGKDMSVMQWRIV; encoded by the exons ATGGAGGACGGCTTTTCCAGCTACAGCAGCTTGTACGACACCTCATCCCTGCTACAGTTCTGCAACG ATGACAGTGCGTCAGCCGCCAGCAGTATGGAGGTGACTGACCGCATCGCCTCCCTGGAGCAGAGGGTCCAGATGCAGGAGGACGAGATCCAGCTGCTGAAGTCGGCTCTGGCCGACGTGGTCCGCAGGCTCAACCactctgaggagcagcaggccaTGGGGTCACGCAGGGGACCCACTAAAG CCAGGCCAATGATTGCCACCCTGCCGTTACGGCCCACAGTAAACAACGGCACCGTCCTACCAAAGAAAGGCAGCGGCACTCTGCCCTCCCCATCTGGACCTGGATCCAGGAAGGACACCAGCACACCGGCCAACAAGAG TCTGTCCAGTTTGTCCTCTTTGTCTGGATCTACCAGAATTCTATATCTGCCTCTCAG CACTGTGAGGAGAGCCAACTCAAACGAACACATGGGCACTCTCACGCGTAAAGATTCGGGCGACTCCAAGGGCAACCGAACTCGCGCCGGATCCACCGGCAGCAACTCCAGCGGCAAAAAAAGCGACAG CAAACAGAGGGATCCGGTGTTTAACGCAG GGATGCGACGTGTGACCCACTGCAAAG AGGAAGGttatgtgaaaatgtttttgaaggGTCGTCCCATCACCATGCACATGCCCAAAGACCAAGTGGACAGCTACTGCCTGGAGGCCCGAGCCGAGCTGCCCAGCAACAAACTCAAACTGGACTGGGT CTACGGTTACCGCGGTAGAGACTGTCGCTCCAACCTTTACTTGCTGCCCACTGGGGAAACGGTTTATTTCATTGCCTCAGTGGTCGTCCTGTTCAATGTGgacgagcagctgcagagacactACACCGGACACACAGACGACATCAAATG CCTGGCCGTCCACCCCGACAAAATCACCATCGCAACCGGGCAGGTGGCAGGCACCTCTTCAGATGGAAAA CATCTGGCTCCTCATGTCCGTGTGTGGGACTCCGTCAGCCTCAACACCCTCCACGTCCTGGGCGCAGGCTTCTTCGACCGAGCCTTGGTCTGCTTGTCCTTCTCCAAGTCG AACGGAGGAAACACGCTGTGTGTGGTAGACGACTCCAACGATCACGTGCTGTCTGTGTgggactggcagagagaggacaaactgGCTGAGGTCAAG TGCTCCAACGAGTCAGTGTTTGCTGCAGACTTTCACCCGACAGACAGCAACATCGTAGTCACCTGTGGCAAGTCACATCTCTATTTCTGGAACCTGGAGAAAGGCATGCTGGCCAAGAAGCAAGGACTGTTTGAG AAACAGGAGAAGCCCAAGTTTGTGTTGTGCGTGACCTTTGCAGAAAATGGAGACGCTATTACTGGAGACTCGAGTGGAAACATCCTGGTGTGGGGAAAAG GCACTAATCGCATCAGCCACGTCATCCAAGGAGCTCACGAGGGCAGCATCTTTGCTCTGTGCATGCTGAGGAACGGCACACTAGTGTCTGGGGGTAAAGACCGGAGGCTCGTCTCTCGGGACAGCAGCTACCAACAGATACAGACGGTGGAG GTGCCTGAGTTGTTTGGTCCCATCAGGACCATCGCGGAGGGCCGAGGGGAGACGGTGCTCATCGGGACCACCAAGAACTTTGTTTTGCAGGGCAGCTTGGATGGAGAATTCATTCCCATTACACAG GGTCACACTGATGAGTTGTGGGGTCTGGCAGTTCATCCCTGTAAGACTCAGTTCCTCACCTGCGGTTACGACAGGCAGGTCAGCCTGTGGGACTCCAGCTCCCACCAGCTCATCTGGGCCAAGAACCTGGAG GACGCTGCCCAATCAGCAGGCTTCCACCCGACTGGAGCTGTGGTTGCCGTAGGAACTCAAACTGGCAG GTGGCTGGTGCTGGACACAGACTCCAAGGATCTAGTGACGATGCACACAGACGGGAATGAACAGCTGTCTGTTATGTGCTTCGGTCCAG atgGTAACTTCCTGGCCATCGGTTCCCATGACAACTACATCTATATTTACGCTGTGGCAGAAAATGGGAGGAAGTACAGTCGAGTGGGGAAATGCTCG GGTCACTCCAGCTTCATCACTCATCTGGACTGGTCAGTGGATTCCCAGTATCTGGTGTCGAATTCAGGAGACTATGAGATACTGTACT GGATCCCGTCCGTGTGCAAACAGGTGGTCAGTGTGGAGACCACCAGGGACATCGAGTGGGCCACATACACCTGCACTCTGGCCTTCCAGGTCTTCG gcttGTGGCCCGACGGCTCAGACGGCACCGACATCAACGCTGTCTGCAGGTCCAGTGACAAGAGCCTCCTGGTCACTGGAGACGACTTCGGGAAGGTCCATCTCTTCTCATACCCCTGTTCACAGTTCAGG GCTCCCAGCCATGTGTACGGTGGCCACAGCAGCCACGTGACCAATGTGACCTTCCTGTTTGACGACAGCTACCTGGTGTCGACCGGAGGGAAGGACATGAGCGTGATGCAATGGAGGATAGTCTGA
- the eml1 gene encoding echinoderm microtubule-associated protein-like 1 isoform X6 codes for MEDGFSSYSSLYDTSSLLQFCNDDSASAASSMEVTDRIASLEQRVQMQEDEIQLLKSALADVVRRLNHSEEQQAMGSRRGPTKARPMIATLPLRPTVNNGTVLPKKGSGTLPSPSGPGSRKDTSTPANKSTVRRANSNEHMGTLTRKDSGDSKGNRTRAGSTGSNSSGKKSDSKQRDPVFNAEEGYVKMFLKGRPITMHMPKDQVDSYCLEARAELPSNKLKLDWVYGYRGRDCRSNLYLLPTGETVYFIASVVVLFNVDEQLQRHYTGHTDDIKCLAVHPDKITIATGQVAGTSSDGKHLAPHVRVWDSVSLNTLHVLGAGFFDRALVCLSFSKSNGGNTLCVVDDSNDHVLSVWDWQREDKLAEVKCSNESVFAADFHPTDSNIVVTCGKSHLYFWNLEKGMLAKKQGLFEKQEKPKFVLCVTFAENGDAITGDSSGNILVWGKGTNRISHVIQGAHEGSIFALCMLRNGTLVSGGKDRRLVSRDSSYQQIQTVEVPELFGPIRTIAEGRGETVLIGTTKNFVLQGSLDGEFIPITQGHTDELWGLAVHPCKTQFLTCGYDRQVSLWDSSSHQLIWAKNLEDAAQSAGFHPTGAVVAVGTQTGRWLVLDTDSKDLVTMHTDGNEQLSVMCFGPDGNFLAIGSHDNYIYIYAVAENGRKYSRVGKCSGHSSFITHLDWSVDSQYLVSNSGDYEILYWIPSVCKQVVSVETTRDIEWATYTCTLAFQVFGLWPDGSDGTDINAVCRSSDKSLLVTGDDFGKVHLFSYPCSQFRAPSHVYGGHSSHVTNVTFLFDDSYLVSTGGKDMSVMQWRIV; via the exons ATGGAGGACGGCTTTTCCAGCTACAGCAGCTTGTACGACACCTCATCCCTGCTACAGTTCTGCAACG ATGACAGTGCGTCAGCCGCCAGCAGTATGGAGGTGACTGACCGCATCGCCTCCCTGGAGCAGAGGGTCCAGATGCAGGAGGACGAGATCCAGCTGCTGAAGTCGGCTCTGGCCGACGTGGTCCGCAGGCTCAACCactctgaggagcagcaggccaTGGGGTCACGCAGGGGACCCACTAAAG CCAGGCCAATGATTGCCACCCTGCCGTTACGGCCCACAGTAAACAACGGCACCGTCCTACCAAAGAAAGGCAGCGGCACTCTGCCCTCCCCATCTGGACCTGGATCCAGGAAGGACACCAGCACACCGGCCAACAAGAG CACTGTGAGGAGAGCCAACTCAAACGAACACATGGGCACTCTCACGCGTAAAGATTCGGGCGACTCCAAGGGCAACCGAACTCGCGCCGGATCCACCGGCAGCAACTCCAGCGGCAAAAAAAGCGACAG CAAACAGAGGGATCCGGTGTTTAACGCAG AGGAAGGttatgtgaaaatgtttttgaaggGTCGTCCCATCACCATGCACATGCCCAAAGACCAAGTGGACAGCTACTGCCTGGAGGCCCGAGCCGAGCTGCCCAGCAACAAACTCAAACTGGACTGGGT CTACGGTTACCGCGGTAGAGACTGTCGCTCCAACCTTTACTTGCTGCCCACTGGGGAAACGGTTTATTTCATTGCCTCAGTGGTCGTCCTGTTCAATGTGgacgagcagctgcagagacactACACCGGACACACAGACGACATCAAATG CCTGGCCGTCCACCCCGACAAAATCACCATCGCAACCGGGCAGGTGGCAGGCACCTCTTCAGATGGAAAA CATCTGGCTCCTCATGTCCGTGTGTGGGACTCCGTCAGCCTCAACACCCTCCACGTCCTGGGCGCAGGCTTCTTCGACCGAGCCTTGGTCTGCTTGTCCTTCTCCAAGTCG AACGGAGGAAACACGCTGTGTGTGGTAGACGACTCCAACGATCACGTGCTGTCTGTGTgggactggcagagagaggacaaactgGCTGAGGTCAAG TGCTCCAACGAGTCAGTGTTTGCTGCAGACTTTCACCCGACAGACAGCAACATCGTAGTCACCTGTGGCAAGTCACATCTCTATTTCTGGAACCTGGAGAAAGGCATGCTGGCCAAGAAGCAAGGACTGTTTGAG AAACAGGAGAAGCCCAAGTTTGTGTTGTGCGTGACCTTTGCAGAAAATGGAGACGCTATTACTGGAGACTCGAGTGGAAACATCCTGGTGTGGGGAAAAG GCACTAATCGCATCAGCCACGTCATCCAAGGAGCTCACGAGGGCAGCATCTTTGCTCTGTGCATGCTGAGGAACGGCACACTAGTGTCTGGGGGTAAAGACCGGAGGCTCGTCTCTCGGGACAGCAGCTACCAACAGATACAGACGGTGGAG GTGCCTGAGTTGTTTGGTCCCATCAGGACCATCGCGGAGGGCCGAGGGGAGACGGTGCTCATCGGGACCACCAAGAACTTTGTTTTGCAGGGCAGCTTGGATGGAGAATTCATTCCCATTACACAG GGTCACACTGATGAGTTGTGGGGTCTGGCAGTTCATCCCTGTAAGACTCAGTTCCTCACCTGCGGTTACGACAGGCAGGTCAGCCTGTGGGACTCCAGCTCCCACCAGCTCATCTGGGCCAAGAACCTGGAG GACGCTGCCCAATCAGCAGGCTTCCACCCGACTGGAGCTGTGGTTGCCGTAGGAACTCAAACTGGCAG GTGGCTGGTGCTGGACACAGACTCCAAGGATCTAGTGACGATGCACACAGACGGGAATGAACAGCTGTCTGTTATGTGCTTCGGTCCAG atgGTAACTTCCTGGCCATCGGTTCCCATGACAACTACATCTATATTTACGCTGTGGCAGAAAATGGGAGGAAGTACAGTCGAGTGGGGAAATGCTCG GGTCACTCCAGCTTCATCACTCATCTGGACTGGTCAGTGGATTCCCAGTATCTGGTGTCGAATTCAGGAGACTATGAGATACTGTACT GGATCCCGTCCGTGTGCAAACAGGTGGTCAGTGTGGAGACCACCAGGGACATCGAGTGGGCCACATACACCTGCACTCTGGCCTTCCAGGTCTTCG gcttGTGGCCCGACGGCTCAGACGGCACCGACATCAACGCTGTCTGCAGGTCCAGTGACAAGAGCCTCCTGGTCACTGGAGACGACTTCGGGAAGGTCCATCTCTTCTCATACCCCTGTTCACAGTTCAGG GCTCCCAGCCATGTGTACGGTGGCCACAGCAGCCACGTGACCAATGTGACCTTCCTGTTTGACGACAGCTACCTGGTGTCGACCGGAGGGAAGGACATGAGCGTGATGCAATGGAGGATAGTCTGA
- the eml1 gene encoding echinoderm microtubule-associated protein-like 1 isoform X2, which translates to MEDGFSSYSSLYDTSSLLQFCNDDSASAASSMEVTDRIASLEQRVQMQEDEIQLLKSALADVVRRLNHSEEQQAMGSRRGPTKDAALMRKSPSADSNAGKPARPMIATLPLRPTVNNGTVLPKKGSGTLPSPSGPGSRKDTSTPANKSLSSLSSLSGSTRILYLPLSTVRRANSNEHMGTLTRKDSGDSKGNRTRAGSTGSNSSGKKSDSKQRDPVFNAEEGYVKMFLKGRPITMHMPKDQVDSYCLEARAELPSNKLKLDWVYGYRGRDCRSNLYLLPTGETVYFIASVVVLFNVDEQLQRHYTGHTDDIKCLAVHPDKITIATGQVAGTSSDGKHLAPHVRVWDSVSLNTLHVLGAGFFDRALVCLSFSKSNGGNTLCVVDDSNDHVLSVWDWQREDKLAEVKCSNESVFAADFHPTDSNIVVTCGKSHLYFWNLEKGMLAKKQGLFEKQEKPKFVLCVTFAENGDAITGDSSGNILVWGKGTNRISHVIQGAHEGSIFALCMLRNGTLVSGGKDRRLVSRDSSYQQIQTVEVPELFGPIRTIAEGRGETVLIGTTKNFVLQGSLDGEFIPITQGHTDELWGLAVHPCKTQFLTCGYDRQVSLWDSSSHQLIWAKNLEDAAQSAGFHPTGAVVAVGTQTGRWLVLDTDSKDLVTMHTDGNEQLSVMCFGPDGNFLAIGSHDNYIYIYAVAENGRKYSRVGKCSGHSSFITHLDWSVDSQYLVSNSGDYEILYWIPSVCKQVVSVETTRDIEWATYTCTLAFQVFGLWPDGSDGTDINAVCRSSDKSLLVTGDDFGKVHLFSYPCSQFRAPSHVYGGHSSHVTNVTFLFDDSYLVSTGGKDMSVMQWRIV; encoded by the exons ATGGAGGACGGCTTTTCCAGCTACAGCAGCTTGTACGACACCTCATCCCTGCTACAGTTCTGCAACG ATGACAGTGCGTCAGCCGCCAGCAGTATGGAGGTGACTGACCGCATCGCCTCCCTGGAGCAGAGGGTCCAGATGCAGGAGGACGAGATCCAGCTGCTGAAGTCGGCTCTGGCCGACGTGGTCCGCAGGCTCAACCactctgaggagcagcaggccaTGGGGTCACGCAGGGGACCCACTAAAG ACGCGGCTTTGATGAGAAAGTCTCCCTCAGCAGACAGCAATGCTGGGAAGCCAG CCAGGCCAATGATTGCCACCCTGCCGTTACGGCCCACAGTAAACAACGGCACCGTCCTACCAAAGAAAGGCAGCGGCACTCTGCCCTCCCCATCTGGACCTGGATCCAGGAAGGACACCAGCACACCGGCCAACAAGAG TCTGTCCAGTTTGTCCTCTTTGTCTGGATCTACCAGAATTCTATATCTGCCTCTCAG CACTGTGAGGAGAGCCAACTCAAACGAACACATGGGCACTCTCACGCGTAAAGATTCGGGCGACTCCAAGGGCAACCGAACTCGCGCCGGATCCACCGGCAGCAACTCCAGCGGCAAAAAAAGCGACAG CAAACAGAGGGATCCGGTGTTTAACGCAG AGGAAGGttatgtgaaaatgtttttgaaggGTCGTCCCATCACCATGCACATGCCCAAAGACCAAGTGGACAGCTACTGCCTGGAGGCCCGAGCCGAGCTGCCCAGCAACAAACTCAAACTGGACTGGGT CTACGGTTACCGCGGTAGAGACTGTCGCTCCAACCTTTACTTGCTGCCCACTGGGGAAACGGTTTATTTCATTGCCTCAGTGGTCGTCCTGTTCAATGTGgacgagcagctgcagagacactACACCGGACACACAGACGACATCAAATG CCTGGCCGTCCACCCCGACAAAATCACCATCGCAACCGGGCAGGTGGCAGGCACCTCTTCAGATGGAAAA CATCTGGCTCCTCATGTCCGTGTGTGGGACTCCGTCAGCCTCAACACCCTCCACGTCCTGGGCGCAGGCTTCTTCGACCGAGCCTTGGTCTGCTTGTCCTTCTCCAAGTCG AACGGAGGAAACACGCTGTGTGTGGTAGACGACTCCAACGATCACGTGCTGTCTGTGTgggactggcagagagaggacaaactgGCTGAGGTCAAG TGCTCCAACGAGTCAGTGTTTGCTGCAGACTTTCACCCGACAGACAGCAACATCGTAGTCACCTGTGGCAAGTCACATCTCTATTTCTGGAACCTGGAGAAAGGCATGCTGGCCAAGAAGCAAGGACTGTTTGAG AAACAGGAGAAGCCCAAGTTTGTGTTGTGCGTGACCTTTGCAGAAAATGGAGACGCTATTACTGGAGACTCGAGTGGAAACATCCTGGTGTGGGGAAAAG GCACTAATCGCATCAGCCACGTCATCCAAGGAGCTCACGAGGGCAGCATCTTTGCTCTGTGCATGCTGAGGAACGGCACACTAGTGTCTGGGGGTAAAGACCGGAGGCTCGTCTCTCGGGACAGCAGCTACCAACAGATACAGACGGTGGAG GTGCCTGAGTTGTTTGGTCCCATCAGGACCATCGCGGAGGGCCGAGGGGAGACGGTGCTCATCGGGACCACCAAGAACTTTGTTTTGCAGGGCAGCTTGGATGGAGAATTCATTCCCATTACACAG GGTCACACTGATGAGTTGTGGGGTCTGGCAGTTCATCCCTGTAAGACTCAGTTCCTCACCTGCGGTTACGACAGGCAGGTCAGCCTGTGGGACTCCAGCTCCCACCAGCTCATCTGGGCCAAGAACCTGGAG GACGCTGCCCAATCAGCAGGCTTCCACCCGACTGGAGCTGTGGTTGCCGTAGGAACTCAAACTGGCAG GTGGCTGGTGCTGGACACAGACTCCAAGGATCTAGTGACGATGCACACAGACGGGAATGAACAGCTGTCTGTTATGTGCTTCGGTCCAG atgGTAACTTCCTGGCCATCGGTTCCCATGACAACTACATCTATATTTACGCTGTGGCAGAAAATGGGAGGAAGTACAGTCGAGTGGGGAAATGCTCG GGTCACTCCAGCTTCATCACTCATCTGGACTGGTCAGTGGATTCCCAGTATCTGGTGTCGAATTCAGGAGACTATGAGATACTGTACT GGATCCCGTCCGTGTGCAAACAGGTGGTCAGTGTGGAGACCACCAGGGACATCGAGTGGGCCACATACACCTGCACTCTGGCCTTCCAGGTCTTCG gcttGTGGCCCGACGGCTCAGACGGCACCGACATCAACGCTGTCTGCAGGTCCAGTGACAAGAGCCTCCTGGTCACTGGAGACGACTTCGGGAAGGTCCATCTCTTCTCATACCCCTGTTCACAGTTCAGG GCTCCCAGCCATGTGTACGGTGGCCACAGCAGCCACGTGACCAATGTGACCTTCCTGTTTGACGACAGCTACCTGGTGTCGACCGGAGGGAAGGACATGAGCGTGATGCAATGGAGGATAGTCTGA
- the eml1 gene encoding echinoderm microtubule-associated protein-like 1 isoform X5, producing MEDGFSSYSSLYDTSSLLQFCNDDSASAASSMEVTDRIASLEQRVQMQEDEIQLLKSALADVVRRLNHSEEQQAMGSRRGPTKDAALMRKSPSADSNAGKPARPMIATLPLRPTVNNGTVLPKKGSGTLPSPSGPGSRKDTSTPANKSTVRRANSNEHMGTLTRKDSGDSKGNRTRAGSTGSNSSGKKSDSKQRDPVFNAGMRRVTHCKEEGYVKMFLKGRPITMHMPKDQVDSYCLEARAELPSNKLKLDWVYGYRGRDCRSNLYLLPTGETVYFIASVVVLFNVDEQLQRHYTGHTDDIKCLAVHPDKITIATGQVAGTSSDGKHLAPHVRVWDSVSLNTLHVLGAGFFDRALVCLSFSKSNGGNTLCVVDDSNDHVLSVWDWQREDKLAEVKCSNESVFAADFHPTDSNIVVTCGKSHLYFWNLEKGMLAKKQGLFEKQEKPKFVLCVTFAENGDAITGDSSGNILVWGKGTNRISHVIQGAHEGSIFALCMLRNGTLVSGGKDRRLVSRDSSYQQIQTVEVPELFGPIRTIAEGRGETVLIGTTKNFVLQGSLDGEFIPITQGHTDELWGLAVHPCKTQFLTCGYDRQVSLWDSSSHQLIWAKNLEDAAQSAGFHPTGAVVAVGTQTGRWLVLDTDSKDLVTMHTDGNEQLSVMCFGPDGNFLAIGSHDNYIYIYAVAENGRKYSRVGKCSGHSSFITHLDWSVDSQYLVSNSGDYEILYWIPSVCKQVVSVETTRDIEWATYTCTLAFQVFGLWPDGSDGTDINAVCRSSDKSLLVTGDDFGKVHLFSYPCSQFRAPSHVYGGHSSHVTNVTFLFDDSYLVSTGGKDMSVMQWRIV from the exons ATGGAGGACGGCTTTTCCAGCTACAGCAGCTTGTACGACACCTCATCCCTGCTACAGTTCTGCAACG ATGACAGTGCGTCAGCCGCCAGCAGTATGGAGGTGACTGACCGCATCGCCTCCCTGGAGCAGAGGGTCCAGATGCAGGAGGACGAGATCCAGCTGCTGAAGTCGGCTCTGGCCGACGTGGTCCGCAGGCTCAACCactctgaggagcagcaggccaTGGGGTCACGCAGGGGACCCACTAAAG ACGCGGCTTTGATGAGAAAGTCTCCCTCAGCAGACAGCAATGCTGGGAAGCCAG CCAGGCCAATGATTGCCACCCTGCCGTTACGGCCCACAGTAAACAACGGCACCGTCCTACCAAAGAAAGGCAGCGGCACTCTGCCCTCCCCATCTGGACCTGGATCCAGGAAGGACACCAGCACACCGGCCAACAAGAG CACTGTGAGGAGAGCCAACTCAAACGAACACATGGGCACTCTCACGCGTAAAGATTCGGGCGACTCCAAGGGCAACCGAACTCGCGCCGGATCCACCGGCAGCAACTCCAGCGGCAAAAAAAGCGACAG CAAACAGAGGGATCCGGTGTTTAACGCAG GGATGCGACGTGTGACCCACTGCAAAG AGGAAGGttatgtgaaaatgtttttgaaggGTCGTCCCATCACCATGCACATGCCCAAAGACCAAGTGGACAGCTACTGCCTGGAGGCCCGAGCCGAGCTGCCCAGCAACAAACTCAAACTGGACTGGGT CTACGGTTACCGCGGTAGAGACTGTCGCTCCAACCTTTACTTGCTGCCCACTGGGGAAACGGTTTATTTCATTGCCTCAGTGGTCGTCCTGTTCAATGTGgacgagcagctgcagagacactACACCGGACACACAGACGACATCAAATG CCTGGCCGTCCACCCCGACAAAATCACCATCGCAACCGGGCAGGTGGCAGGCACCTCTTCAGATGGAAAA CATCTGGCTCCTCATGTCCGTGTGTGGGACTCCGTCAGCCTCAACACCCTCCACGTCCTGGGCGCAGGCTTCTTCGACCGAGCCTTGGTCTGCTTGTCCTTCTCCAAGTCG AACGGAGGAAACACGCTGTGTGTGGTAGACGACTCCAACGATCACGTGCTGTCTGTGTgggactggcagagagaggacaaactgGCTGAGGTCAAG TGCTCCAACGAGTCAGTGTTTGCTGCAGACTTTCACCCGACAGACAGCAACATCGTAGTCACCTGTGGCAAGTCACATCTCTATTTCTGGAACCTGGAGAAAGGCATGCTGGCCAAGAAGCAAGGACTGTTTGAG AAACAGGAGAAGCCCAAGTTTGTGTTGTGCGTGACCTTTGCAGAAAATGGAGACGCTATTACTGGAGACTCGAGTGGAAACATCCTGGTGTGGGGAAAAG GCACTAATCGCATCAGCCACGTCATCCAAGGAGCTCACGAGGGCAGCATCTTTGCTCTGTGCATGCTGAGGAACGGCACACTAGTGTCTGGGGGTAAAGACCGGAGGCTCGTCTCTCGGGACAGCAGCTACCAACAGATACAGACGGTGGAG GTGCCTGAGTTGTTTGGTCCCATCAGGACCATCGCGGAGGGCCGAGGGGAGACGGTGCTCATCGGGACCACCAAGAACTTTGTTTTGCAGGGCAGCTTGGATGGAGAATTCATTCCCATTACACAG GGTCACACTGATGAGTTGTGGGGTCTGGCAGTTCATCCCTGTAAGACTCAGTTCCTCACCTGCGGTTACGACAGGCAGGTCAGCCTGTGGGACTCCAGCTCCCACCAGCTCATCTGGGCCAAGAACCTGGAG GACGCTGCCCAATCAGCAGGCTTCCACCCGACTGGAGCTGTGGTTGCCGTAGGAACTCAAACTGGCAG GTGGCTGGTGCTGGACACAGACTCCAAGGATCTAGTGACGATGCACACAGACGGGAATGAACAGCTGTCTGTTATGTGCTTCGGTCCAG atgGTAACTTCCTGGCCATCGGTTCCCATGACAACTACATCTATATTTACGCTGTGGCAGAAAATGGGAGGAAGTACAGTCGAGTGGGGAAATGCTCG GGTCACTCCAGCTTCATCACTCATCTGGACTGGTCAGTGGATTCCCAGTATCTGGTGTCGAATTCAGGAGACTATGAGATACTGTACT GGATCCCGTCCGTGTGCAAACAGGTGGTCAGTGTGGAGACCACCAGGGACATCGAGTGGGCCACATACACCTGCACTCTGGCCTTCCAGGTCTTCG gcttGTGGCCCGACGGCTCAGACGGCACCGACATCAACGCTGTCTGCAGGTCCAGTGACAAGAGCCTCCTGGTCACTGGAGACGACTTCGGGAAGGTCCATCTCTTCTCATACCCCTGTTCACAGTTCAGG GCTCCCAGCCATGTGTACGGTGGCCACAGCAGCCACGTGACCAATGTGACCTTCCTGTTTGACGACAGCTACCTGGTGTCGACCGGAGGGAAGGACATGAGCGTGATGCAATGGAGGATAGTCTGA